From a single Fusarium fujikuroi IMI 58289 draft genome, chromosome FFUJ_chr03 genomic region:
- a CDS encoding related to permease of the major facilitator superfamily: MSPKPSARPQSPRNSESDEAPLLSRNPSPHSPPPPKPPVSWSSLPNKGQLAVILLARLAEPLSERSLASYLFFQLQWFNPDIDPSEIPKQMGYITATFAAAQCLTSMWWGRAADHPRLGRKRVLLIGLGGSSLSALGMGFSRSLGMAFFFRFCAGALNGNIGVLRTMVSEIVPEKRAFLLLPMCFNVGVIIGPLLTGFMADPVHTLPGIFGPGSLLGGKNGVQWLEKFPYALPNLFCFSILMSAFFLVILGLDETHSHLRHRPDPGRKLGKLLLRIILRRKKNEHLYISINTEDPSEELMDHDADQESGEGSRPAKTYSKTRPPFRDVLTKNVCLNMLQRFLQSLHVSAFNSILFSLLPTPKADSTDFHLPFRFTGGLGLSSERMGLANTIIGTIGIPLQLFIYPRLIGKLGVKASYSAFLPLSIVAYFLLPYLVLLPDNTALVWTCLSAVLSLQVLSRTFVNPATMMLVNDSAPSPNLLGTVHGLASSISSAARIMGPTVGGTLLGWGLAHNLVGLPLWVLTILASANWVILWWIEDVNMSE, from the exons ATGTCTCCAAAACCATCCGCAAGGCCTCAGAGCCCTCGAAACTCAGAATCAGACGAAGCACCTCTCCTCTCCCGCAACCCCTCACCTCACTCCCCTCCGCCCCCAAAACCGCCTGTATCATGGTCGTCCCTTCCAAACAAAGGCCAACTCGCTGTGATTCTCCTCGCGCGTCTCGCAGAACCCCTCAGCGAGCGCTCCCTAGCTTCATACCTCTTCTTTCAGCTCCAATGGTTCAATCCCGATATTGATCCTTCGGAAATTCCGAAGCAGATGGGCTATATCACTGCAACGTTTGCCGCTGCACAGTGCCTTACGTCTATGTGGTGGGGGAGGGCGGCTGATCATCCGAGACTGGGGAGGAAACGTGTCTTGCTGATTGGGCTTGGGGGGTCGTCTTTGTCGGCTTTGGGGATGGGGTTTTCGAGGTCGCTTGGGATGGCGTTCTTTTTTCGGTTTTGTGCGGGGGCGTTGAATGGAAATATTGGGGTTTTGAGGACAATGGTCTCTGAAATCGTTCCTGAGAAGCG GGCTTTCCTCCTACTACCGATGTGCTTCAACGTCGGAGTCATTATTGGACCTCTCCTGACAGGTTTCATGGCTGATCCCGTTCACACGCTCCCTGGAATCTTTGGTCCAGGCTCTCTCCTTGGCGGAAAGAATGGCGTGCAATGGCTCGAGAAGTTCCCTTACGCCCTGCCAAAcctcttttgcttctcaatCCTCATGTCAGCCTTTTTTCTAGtcattcttggccttgatgaaacACACTCGCATCTTCGACATCGCCCTGATCCGGGACGCAAGCTTGGAAAACTTTTACTGCGAATCATTCTCCGCCGAAAGAAGAATGAGcatctttatatatctatcaACACTGAGGATCCGTCTGAGGAGCTGATGGATCATGACGCGGACCAAGAATCCGGGGAAGGTTCAAGACCAGCTAAAACATACAGCAAGACACGTCCTCCATTCCGAGACGTTCTGACAAAGAATGTCTGTCTAAATATGCTACAGCGCTTTCTGCAATCGCTTCACGTCTCGGCATTCAACTCCATTCTTTTCAGTCTTCTGCCCACACCTAAAGCAGATTCTACTGATTTCCATCTACCCTTCCGCTTCACTGGCGGTCTAGGTCTGTCAAGTGAGAGAATGGGCTTGGCCAACACAATCATCGGGACGATCGGCATCCCTCTTCAACTCTTCATATACCCCAGACTCATCGGCAAACTTGGGGTAAAGGCTTCATACAGTGCTTTTCTTCCACTGAGCATTGTCGCCTATTTCCTTCTACCGTATCTTGTGCTGTTGCCAGACAATACCGCTCTGGTGTGGACTTGTCTTTCTGCCGTTTTGAGTCTGCAGGTACTGTCTCGAACATTTGTAAACCCTGCTACCATGATGCTTGTCAATGATTCTGCACCAAGTCCGAATTTGCTGGGTACGGTCCATGGTTTGGCCTCGAGTATTTCGAGTGCTGCTCGGATTATGGGACCTACGGTTGGTGGAACGTTGCTTGGATGGGGTCTTGCTCATAATCTTGTTGGACTGCCTTTATGGGTCTTGACGATTTTGGCTTCGGCAAATTGGGTTATTTTGTGGTGGATTGAGGATGTGAACATGTCTGAATGA
- a CDS encoding related to general amidase — MPATTTNWKTIAAEHREKQRDAVPTEWLLSEKQLQGLKNTGDGGGSKLIESKAVQRSGLLTEKEIAITERHTAAELLSKIHSQELSSEEVTVAFSKRASLAQQLTSCLTEIMFKEGIQRAKELDHQLKTTGKLTGPLHGLPISLKDSYRVKGHHATVGYVEFLRQPMPDHNSALVDLLLDAGAVLYCKTNLPQTMMTADSENNIFGRTLNPHNTSLTAGGSTGGEGALVAFRGSPLGVGSDIAGSIRIPSLCCGIYGFKPTSERVPFGGQSEYPFPKDHLPGIAPVGGPMANSIEDLELFMKITLAQRPWNYDPTVADIPWRDLGEADTKLTIGVMAEDPDYPLHPPVRRALAKAASALENAGHKLVYLSQDPKRNAGLGGRIGFQLFSIMGPDLDTVSREIGEPLVNSVAIAVHPFTNGNFPVPPDLDTPTKLSRLNEVRFEYLKAWQETYRDNKLDVILAPGAATTAIPHDTYGVPIYTLMWNVLDFPAGIIPFGNSSKFEDSEHVKAKAPFDPDYIPEATDGAPTAIQIIAPRYRDEECLRAMRIVDKTIRNSRAEKL, encoded by the exons ATGCCTGCTACTACCACCAACTGGAAGACCATTGCTGCTGAGCACCGCGAGAAGCAGCGTGATGCTGTACCGACAGAATGGCTTCTCTCAGAGAAACAACTCCAGGGACTGAAGAATActggagatggtggtggGAGCAAGCTTATTGAGTCAAAGGCCGTTCAAAGGTCTGGACTTTTGAcggagaaggagattgctATCACGGAGAGGCATACTGCTGCTGAGTTGTTGAGCAAGATACATTCTCAAGAACTCTCTTCAGAGGAGGTTACTGTGGCGTTTTCCAAGCGTGCAAGTCTTGCTCAGCAATTG ACATCGTGTTTGACTGAGATTATGTTCAAGGAGGGCATTCAAAGAGCTAAGGAACTTGATCACCAATTAAAGACGACAGGAAAGTTGACTGGTCCACTCCATGGATTGCCCATTAGTCTCAAG GACTCATATCGCGTTAAAGGCCACCATGCCACCGTCGGATATGTTGAGTTTCTTCGCCAACCAATGCCTGACCACAATTCTGCACTCGTTGACTTGTTGCTTGACGCTGGAGCTGTTTTGTACTGCAAGACAAACCTGCCCCAGACAATGATG ACGGCAGATTCGGAAAACAACATCTTTGGAAGAACTCTCAACCCTCACAACACCAGCCTCACAGCAGGTGGTTCAACCGGCGGTGAGGGCGCTCTCGTCGCCTTTAGAGGATCTCCCCTCGGTGTCGGCAGTGACATTGCCGGCTCCATCCGCATTCCATCCTTATGCTGCGGTATCTACGGATTCAAGCCTACTTCGGAACGCGTACCCTTTGGAGGCCAATCAGAATATCCTTTCCCCAAGGATCATCTCCCTGGTATTGCACCAGTCGGTGGCCCCATGGCCAACTCCAtcgaagatcttgagctATTCATGAAGATCACTCTTGCTCAACGGCCTTGGAACTATGATCCCACTGTTGCGGATATTCCCTGGAGAGATCTCGGTGAGGCAGATACCAAACTTACTATTGGTGTGATGGCTGAAGACCCCGATTATCCTCTGCATCCACCTGTTCGACGTGCTTTAGCAAAGGCTGCTTCTGCACTTGAGAACGCAGGCCATAAGCTTGTTTACCTCTCTCAAGATCCTAAGCGAAacgctggtcttggtggaaGAATCGGATTCCAGTTATTTAGTATCATGGGCCCTGATCTCGATACTGTTTCTCGGGAGATCGGTGAACCACTTGTTAACTCTGTGGCTATCGCTGTTCATCCCTTTACCAACGGCAACTTCCCTGTTCCTCCGGATCTGGACACACCTACGAAGTTGTCTCGGCTGAATGAGGTGCGCTTTGAGTACCTTAAGGCTTGGCAGGAGACGTATCGTGACAACAAGCTTGATGTTATCCTTGCTCCTGGAGCTGCTACTACGGCTATTCCTCATGATACTTATGGTGTTCCTATTTATACCCTCATGTGGAATGTCTTGGAT TTCCCTGCTGGTATTATTCCGTTTGGCAACTCTTCCAAGTTTGAAGATTCCGAACACGTCAAGGCCAAAGCCCCATTCGACCCTGATT ACATTCCCGAGGCCACAGATGGTGCACCAACTGCAATCCAAATCATTGCACCACGATACAGAGACGAGGAATGTCTTCGAGCAATGCGCATAGTTGATAAGACCATTAGGAACTCCCGGGCAGAGAAACTTTAG
- a CDS encoding putative HOL1-like protein, with the protein MTSTDRVPIPGEARLILAESATDASRFVLQPTPSKDPNEPLNWPTWRKLFNFGLSIAVTVAAFTNVSIQTVFWQQMTVDMGVSIQQLTNAQSAQLAGLAMGCLFFIPLSIKYGRRSAYIISTAVLAGVSWWTSRMESYPELIITMVITGLGGAINETAVQMTISDLFFVHHRGSANAVYFTAVMVGSFLTPMASGTQAANQGWRWSYYTLSICLTILFVVFIFAFEETKYIPVSVGEADNDDAGSEHNPTEKDIDSKNKVGSDLVTVATHTDPTIPMNSYRQCMRLTTTTSESLPRLFMMPFHVITLPHVMFTALQFASGVCWLVIFMQIISIVFSAPPYNFTTAGIGYMALGPFVGNIFGSIYGGPLADWTVVRLARRNGGIYEPEMRLYPLVIPTIFMAGGIIMFGATAARGMHWIYPSLGGAFFAFGLGANGDITFTLIIDTYRELVAEAFIGIAFLRNAVSVGVTFAIVPWMTTMGLTNMFIICGCIAFAIGSLFVPMIIYGKKIRTALAPRYWKLVEMRSRI; encoded by the exons ATGACCTCCACCGATCGCGTCCCCATCCCGGGAGAGGCCCGCCTGATTTTGG CAGAGTCAGCTACCGACGCGTCGCGCTTCGTTCTTCAGCCAACGCCCTCCAAGGATCCCAATGAGCCTCTC AATTGGCCTACATGGCGAAAGCTCTTCAACTTTGGCCTGTCGATCGCCGTCACGGTCGCTGCCTTCACCAATGTCTCGATCCAGACTGTCTTTTGGCAGCAGATGACTGTTGACATGGGCGTTAGCATTCAGCAATTGACCAATGCCCAGTCCGCACAGCTAGCTGGTCTAGCTATGGGTTGTCTGTTCTTCATCCCCCTCTCTATCAAGTATGGACGTCGCTCTGCGTACATCATTTCTACTGCTGTTCTTGCTGGTGTCTCGTGGTGGACTTCGAGAATGGAGAGCTATCCTGAGTTGATCATCACCATGGTCATCACCGGTCTCGGCGGTGCTATCAACGAAACCGCTGTTCAGATGACA ATCTCGGacctcttctttgtccatcATCGTGGATCTGCTAATGCTGTCTACTTCACCGCCGTCATGGTTGGTTCATTTCTGACCCCCATGGCCTCTGGCACACAAGCTGCCAACCAAGGCTGGCGCTGGTCTTACTACACCTTGTCCATCTGCCTCACcattctcttcgtcgtcttcatctttgcctttgaGGAGACAAAGTACATTCCTGTCTCGGTCGGCGAGGCAGATAACGATGACGCTGGCTCAGAGCACAACCCTACCGAGAAAGACATCGactccaagaacaaggtcgGCAGTGATCTTGTCACGGTCGCTACTCATACCGATCCTACCATTCCCATGAACTCGTACCGTCAGTGCATGCGTTTGACCACCACGACGAGCgaatctcttcctcgctTGTTCATGATGCCCTTCCATGTCATCACCCTTCCCCACGTCATGTTCACTGCACTGCAATTTGCTTCTGGAGTCTGCTggcttgtcatcttcatgcAAATCATCTCCATTGTCTTCTCAGCTCCTccctataactttactacTGCTGGTATCGGATACATGGCTCTGGGTCCGTTTGTTGGCAACATCTTTGGAAGTATCTACGGAGGACCACTTGCAGACTGGACTGTTGTTAGACTTGCACGACGCAATGGAGGTATCTATGAGCCTGAGATGCGACTGTATCCTCTTGTGATTCCTACAATTTTCATGGCTGGTGGAATCATCATGTTTGGCGCTACAGCTGCTCGC GGCATGCACTGGATCTATCCCTCTCTTGGAGGAgcattctttgcttttggacTCGGTGCCAACGGTGACATCACCttcactctcatcatcgataCTTATCGTGAGCTCGTCGCCGAGGCCTTCATCGGCATTGCTTTCCTGCGAAACGCCGTCTCTGTTGGCGTCACATTTGCCATTGTTCCTTGGATGACAACTATGGGTCTCACCAACATGTTCATCATTTGTGGCTGTATTGCATTCGCCATTGGTTCCCTCTTTGTGCCCATGATTATCTACGGCAAGAAGATTCGCACTGCTTTGGCACCTCGCTATTGGAAGCTCGTCGAGATGCGGTCGCGTATTTGA
- a CDS encoding related to acid phosphatase precursor gives MRLSSFIAGAALLSSGANALNILLGNDDGFGSGNLREMYRIFKEKGHNAPATKQSGKGGTSDFTTEGNLTAPSQYDLIPKGAPSVGHDPKDSQIWYYNGTPAACTFVALDYVLPKFANFSVPDLVVTGPNYGTNLGGFVWTLSGTAGAAYAATNRGIPAIAISASNQEVPYFEVKNKTNPATWAAQASVKFVENFIATSPKNGPLLPLGYGVNVNLPVLTKKNQNPDFVQTRFTGNAHVNEAVLDKEKGTFTWANIKPYAAGVNACINGDCALPGETYVVENGKASVSFYTVDYSAPSTEYTKSLIQRVASFISSDK, from the exons ATGCGTCTGTCTTCCTTCATCGCTGGAGCAGCTCTGCTCTCTTCGGGTGCTAATGCATTGAATATTCTGCTGggcaatgatgatggattCGGTTCTGGGAACTTGCGCGAGATGTATCGAATTTTTAAGGAGAAGGGTCACAACG CCCCTGCGACAAAGCAGAGTGGGAAAGGTGGCACTTCTGACTTCACCACCGAAGGAAACTTGACTGCCCCATCGCAATATGACTTGATTCCCAAGGGTGCACCTTCA GTTGGACACGATCCAAAGGACAGCCAGATCTGGTACTACAACGGCACGCCCGCTGCCTGCACCTTCGTCGCTCTGGACTACGTCCTCCCCAAGTTCGCCAACTTTAGCGTTCCTGATCTTGTTGTTACTGGACCTAACTACGGAACCAACTTGGGAGGCTTCGTGTGGACCTTGTCTGGAACTGCAGGCGCAGC ATATGCCGCTACCAACCGAGGAATTCCTGCCATTGCGATCTCAGCAAGCAACCAGGAGGTTCCCTACTTTGAAGTTAAGAACAAAACCAACCCTGCTACATGGGCCGCTCAAGCCTCCGTCAAATTCGTTGAGAATTTCATCGCCACCTCCCCAAAGAACGGTCCTCTTCTCCCACTCGGCTACGGAGTCAACGTTAATCTCCCCgtgttgaccaagaagaaccagaacccGGATTTCGTGCAGACCCGATTCACTGGAAACGCTCACGTTAATGAAGCTGTCCTCGACAAAGAGAAGGGCACGTTTACTTGGGCCAACATTAAGCCTTACGCCGCTGGTGTGAACGCCTGCATCAATGGTGATTGCGCTCTCCCTGGTGAGACATACgttgttgagaatggcaaggcGTCTGTGTCTTTCTACACGGTTGATTACTCAGCGCCTAGCACGGAGTATACGAAGTCTCTCATCCAGCGAGTTGCGTCGTTTATTTCAAGCGATAAATAG